The nucleotide sequence CCGTCGGGGATCAGCCCCAACTGTGAACCTGCATCCGACAGCCCGGGTTGTGAAACTTCCAGGTTTCCCGCGCCCGGCGGGGCTTCCAGCTCCAACCCGTTGCCCACCGCATTCAACCGCACCAACACCCGCAGGCTGTCCTGATTGTCGGGATGATTGCTGATCAGATCGATGACGTCCTGGATCGTCTCGGCACCTTCCAGATTGATGCCCAGCTGGACGCCGTCGGGACGAGTGATGACCAAATCATCGTCTTGACTGTTCAGCACCAGGCCTCGGCCGCCCCCGAGTTCGCTTAGGCGAGTCTGTTCGTCGGAGGACCGAATTCCCAGGCTGCTGGCTGCGACGCCGCCGTTTTCACCGATCGAATAATCGACGCCGCTTCGCTGGGCTTTCAGCACGATGCGTCCGGCCGATTGATCCAGTTCCGCCTGGACATCGGCGTCGCTACGGTTGATCGCGATCAGAACGTCACCCAGCGTCTCCGCCTCCGACAAGTCGATGTCAAAATCCTGTCCGCCGCGGCTGATTTGAAGTCCACCGGTCAGATCCAGCCCCGCACCGTCGGCCAATTGATCGATCCGGGTCTCGGTGGTCACCCGGGGCGCCATCCCCGTTCCGGTCAGCGGTGGCGCGGTGAACCCTTGTGGGTTGGAAAGTCCCAAGTCGCTGGCCGTTGTACCACCAGGCACGTCGTCGACGGCCAGAGTCCCCGGCAGCCCGTCGCTGTATTCCAGACGGACGGTGTCGTTGGTGATCGAAAACGACAATCGGCGACCGTTCAGATCGTATTGGTCGATGATGTCTTCCACGTCGCCGATGGTTGCGGCACGGCTGAGATCGATGGTTTGAAAGTTGCCGCCATCGCTGACACGAATGATTCCCGGCTGGACTCCCTTACCGGCTTTCATATCCACCAGACGCGTGTCGCGGGCCAGCCCGGCACCCAAGGAATCGCCCGTGACCACGGTCGACAGCAGCCCCAGACTTTCGGACGCACTGACGTTGATCGCGGTGGAAACACCGCCGCCCAGTTTGGTGTTCCCGACCGCTTCGGTCCCCGAAAAATGCACACCACCGTCGATCCAGTTCAGTGCGTTTTCACTTTCCAGGATGCCGCCCAGCAATTGGTGGTCGCGAAACATCACGTTTCCCGCCGTGAAGACCGAATTCAACGCCTGCTGGACGGTCGCGCTCAACGCCGCCCGCTCGTCTTCGGACAACACGTTTTGGGCCGCTTCGACCGCCACACCACGGGCTTGGATCAAAGCATCGTCGATTCGCGCCAACGCATCATCGGTCGACTGATAGAATGCTTCGGTGGCCTGGGCGTTACGTTG is from Crateriforma conspicua and encodes:
- a CDS encoding flagellin N-terminal helical domain-containing protein, coding for MAILPVNTTRTSTPLATQRLLFQLNADQVELQRTYDQLSTGRRVLRVSDDPASAGRALVLQRGIDRTDQLQRNAQATEAFYQSTDDALARIDDALIQARGVAVEAAQNVLSEDERAALSATVQQALNSVFTAGNVMFRDHQLLGGILESENALNWIDGGVHFSGTEAVGNTKLGGGVSTAINVSASESLGLLSTVVTGDSLGAGLARDTRLVDMKAGKGVQPGIIRVSDGGNFQTIDLSRAATIGDVEDIIDQYDLNGRRLSFSITNDTVRLEYSDGLPGTLAVDDVPGGTTASDLGLSNPQGFTAPPLTGTGMAPRVTTETRIDQLADGAGLDLTGGLQISRGGQDFDIDLSEAETLGDVLIAINRSDADVQAELDQSAGRIVLKAQRSGVDYSIGENGGVAASSLGIRSSDEQTRLSELGGGRGLVLNSQDDDLVITRPDGVQLGINLEGAETIQDVIDLISNHPDNQDSLRVLVRLNAVGNGLELEAPPGAGNLEVSQPGLSDAGSQLGLIPDGETVGTGELSGGSMRLVGGDYDPQEAGGALDTLIRLQRAVLDGDVEEISLLQERLDVDLDRSSRTRGRVGVWSQNLQQLSEANAQESLLLQSQLSDEIDADLATVISEMTSRQTALEASMRLIGQTSQITVLNYL